Genomic window (Haloarcula limicola):
GCCGAGATGGAGCGCGAGCGCCGTCGCCAGCAGGACGGCGTTCGCCCAGATCGAGTTGTAGTACAGGACGTCGACCGACCACGGCTTGGCGAAGAACGGCCAGAACGGGTTGACCGGCGGGGCGATGTCGGGGGCCGAGAGCATATCGGCGAACAGGTGGCTTGTCCCACCGAGGGCGAACGCGCCGGTCACGAACAGGAACAGGCTCGTGCTATCGAAGCGGTCCCCTCTGGTCAGACTGTCGATTCGGTTTCGCAGTATCGGCGTGACGAGCGCCCCCACTACGACGCTGACGGCGGTCACGAACAACAGCGTATGTGTGACGCCGTGGTGGCTGATCGCCTGTGGGAAGACGTTCGACAGCACCAAGTCCACGTCGGGAAGCATCGCGGTCGTCGTCGTGAGCGCGATGAACACGATGCTGACTCGACCGTCCCAGACGAACCACGCCGGGACGGCGAACAACAACCCGAAAGCGATGTGTCCCATGACGTCTACCATCGTCAGAATAGACTAGCGCTCGTCAGGTATGGCTGGGGCTTGTAAATGCAAGCCAAAATTCACGCCCGTGATGGTCTCGAAGCCGCCGGATTCGACGGCGTCCGCGCCGGGAGCGGTCGCTCGCCGTTCGAGACACGAGTTACGCAGCGGCGGACGTCGGCACGGTGGCGACGCGCCCGCGTCAGGACGCGTCGCTCTGCCGTGCACCGAGAGATCAGGAGTCGTCTTCGTCGTCGGAGTCGTCTCCGTCGGTCGCAGACTCTGTCTCGGTATCGACTTCGTCGTCCTCGGACTGCTCGGTTTCGTCCTCGGCGGTCAAATTCGACGCGTCGTCGTCGCTCGACAGGTCGTCGTCTAGGGACGAACTCTCGACTTCCTCCTGTTCGTTCCCTCGTCGCCGGTTCGCCAGATACGCCGTCGATGCGACGGCGACAACGACGGCGAGCAATCTCGCCCACGAGGACCCGGACGACGAAGATTCGCTCTCCGTCTCGTCGTCTGTCACTTCCACCGCTGACTGACTGTCGCTCTCGTGCTCCGCCAGCGCTTCGGCGACGCCCTCTTTGACGGCGGCCTTTATCTCCTCGGCTTCCAGGTTCGACCCGTTCCGTGACTGCAGCTCTTCCTCGACGACCGACGCGATGGGCCGTAGCACTTCCGAGATCTGTGAAGTCTTCTTAGACATCGTGGCTAAACACTCGCCTGCCCGCCCGAAGTCATCTGGCCCTGCACCTGCAAGCGCTCGTTCGCGGCCGCTCACGCGCTCACGAGAGCGGTTTGAGACGCGTGGCGTGGCGGTCTCCGTCGTCCGCTGGCCCGACTGCTTCGTGTGCAAGGGTGACCGCTTTCTCCGTCGGGGACGGAGGGAGAGACATGAACGTCCGTCCCGCGACAGTCGACGACCGAGAGGGCATTCGAGAGACCGCCGAACGGTCGTTTCGCGCCTCGTACGCGCTGAGCCCCCAGCATATCGAGACGATCATCGAGGCCGACTTCGGTCCCGAAGAGCTCTCGAACCGGATAGATACGGACGAGGAACGCCTGCTCGTCGCCGAAGGAGTCGACGACGAAGCGGTAGAGACCTCCCCGGTCGGGTTCGCCGAGACCACAGGCGAGGGGGAGCTCCGCTGGCTTCACGTCCATCCGGCGGCTCGCGGACGCGGTATCGGTCACTCGCTCGTCGAGGGCCTACAGGACGAACTCGACGGCGACTCGACTCGACTCACGGCCCGACTGCTCGAAAGCGCCCGGGAGGGGAACCAGTTCCTCCAGCGGTTCGACCTCTACCAGACGGATACCGAGACCATCGAGATCGGGTCCGTGGAGTTCACTCTGCAGCGGTACACGCAACAGGAAGAGGAGCAGGTACAGGCGGAAAAAGAGGACGAGGAGGCCGACGCTCCGGAGGTCGAGATCCCCGACGAAGTCACGCTCGGCGGACAGCAGCGGTCGGTCGACGGCGACGCCGAACTCTCGGGGACGCGGTCGCCGTTCTTCCCCGTCTACGACGACGCCGAGTCCGAGCACCGGGCGGGATACTTCTGCTCGCAGTGTGGCGGCACCGACGTGACCGGCGACGGCCTCGACCGCCTGAAGTGCAACGAGTGTGGCAACACCCATCGGCCGGACGACTGGGACCCGGCGTACCTCTGAGCCCCGGCGGCGCGGAGGTACACGGAGGTCGAATCCCACCGCTCGCTTTCTCTCGCAAGGGCTAGATTCCCGAGGACGGCGGCCGACGTCTCACTCGACAGAGAGTACCTATGACAGAGATCGGCTACACCCTATCGAGCGAAGAGCACGGACCGAACGACCTCGTCGACCACGCGCGGAAAGCGGAGGAGATCGGCTTCGACTTCCTCTCTATCTCCGACCACTACCACCCGTGGGTCCCCGAGCAGGGCGACGCGCCGTTCGTCTGGTCCACCCTCGGCGGCGTCGCCGAGGCGACGACGGACGTCGACGTCGGGATCGGCGTCTCCGCGCCCATCATGCGCATCCACCCGGCCCTCTACGCGCAGGCCAGCGCGACGGCGGCGACGATGTTCGAGGGCCGCGAGTTCTACGCCGGGGTCGGCACCGGCGAGAGCCTGAACGAGCACATCTACGGCGACCACTGGCCCGAACACGCGGTCCGCCTGGAGATGTTAGAGGAGGCCGTCGACGTAATTCGCTCGCTCTGGACGGGCGAGGAGGTCAGCCACCGCGGCGAGCACTACACCGTCGAGAACGCCCAGCTGTTCACCCTTCCCGAGGAGACGCCGCCCATCTGCGTCTCGGCGTACGGCCCGCGCGCCGCGCAGGCGGCGGCCGACGTCGGCGACGGTTTCTGGGCGGTCGGCCCGCAGGACACCGTCGAGACATGGGAGGAGAACGGCGGCGAGGGGCCGCGGTTCTGCCAACTCACGGCCTGCGTCGCAGACAGCGAGGAGGAGGCGGTCTCGACAGCCCACGAGCAGTGGCCCAACTCCGGCCTCGCCGGCGAGATGACCGCCATCCTCCCGACGCCGAGCCACTTCGAGCAGGCCACCGAGATGGTCTCCGAGGACGACATCGCCGAGAGCTCGATGCTCTGCGGGCCGGACGCCCAGCCGCACATCGACAGCATCCAGCGGGCGATCGACGCGGGTTACGACCACGTCTACGTCCATCAGGTCGGCGACGACCAAGACGCGCTGTTCGAGCTCTACGAGGAGGAAGTCCTCCCGTCGTTCTAGGCCGACGCGTCGGCTCCTTTCGGCACTTCTCGGTACCGCTCGGTCGCTAGACCGCTAGACGTGGCCCTTGTATTCGTGGACACGCCGGTAGACCTCGCGGAGCACGCGATTCGAGAGCCGGGTTCAGGACGACGAGGCGTTCGCCCACTGTCTCGGTCGGTAGTGTCGGAGTCAGGGTCTCGTCTCTGTCTCAGCGGTCGGTCTCGCTCCTTTCCAGTCCGTCAGTCCGCGTGCGTCGGCTCGCTATCTGTTGTGTAGCTTCCGTACTACCGCTTCGCGTTCCTCGGGCTCCAGAACCGCTACTACGACTTTCAGTTCACACTACTCGCTTCGGGTTCGCCAGAGAAGTCGGTGCGGTCGGCGTCGATCGCGTTGACGACGGCACCGAGCAGCAGGACGACGCCGCTGAAGTACAGCCACGTGACGAGCAAGAGGATGCTCGCGATGAGGTTGCCGTCGCTCCCGGTCAGGGAGACATATACCTGAAACAGCACCTGTAAGAGCATCCAACCGACGGCCGCGACGACCGTTCCCGGGAGGACGTCCCGCGGCTCGACGTCGATGTCCGGGAACAGGTAGTACATCGGGAAGAAAGCGATACAGAGGCCGAGGGCGAGGATCAGCGGCACCGCGAATCCGATGAACGGGACGAACGAGAAGAACGCGACGACGCTGGTGGCACCGACCATCGCGACGATGCCGAGCGTGAGCGTGAGCAGCATCAGGAGGCTCTTCTTGAGCTGGCCGACGAACGACTCCCTGCCGGTCGTCTCGTAGATCTCCGAGAACGCGGTGTCGAGCCCGCGGAACACCTTGATCGCACCCCAGACGAGCGTGAGCACGCCGATGACCGACGCGGTGATCGTCGAGCCGGTTCCGGCACCGCTCTGTTGGTCTATCATCACCTCGATGACGCCGCCGACCGACGGGGAGACGTTGTCGGTGGTGACCTCGACGATTCGCTGCTGCAGCTCCGGCGCGCCGAAGACCGAGACCGCGAGGAAGAAGAACATGAGCAGCGGCACGAGCGAGACGAACGCGCTGTAGGCGATACTACCGGCGAGGAAGGTCACGTTCTTCTCGCTGAAGACGTCCTTGACCGCCTTCGCTTGCGAGACGACCGATTGGGTGTCCATACTTCTCCTATCGCGCTCGAGCAGTTTTACTGCGGGGGCCGATGGAGCCGGACGTAGCGCTGCTATTCTTGCCGGTCCGTCTCCGATCGCTGCACGTCGCATCTCGACCCCGATACGTTCGTGCTCGCCGCTGTCCGATCGTTTTCGCCTGAAGGTTTTTGCCCCCGCTCTCCGAAGCGCCGTCTGGGTTGCCAATAGCCCTGAATTGTCACATGGAACTCGAGAACTTCATCAGCGAAAACGCGCCCGAGGAGAGTCAAGACACGTTCGAACTGGAGAACAAGAAGCTACTGGACATCGACGTGGACGGCACGGTCCTGACGAAGGCCGGGTCGATGATCGCCTACGAGGGCGACCTCTCCTTTACGGGGAAGTCCTCCGCCGAGGGCGGTCTGACCGGCTTCATCAAGGGACAGATGTCGAGCGAAGGCACGCCCGTCATGGAGGTCGAGGGGACGGGTAACGTCTACGTCGCCGACCAGGGGAAGAAGATCCAGCCCCTCTCGCTCGACGAGGGCGAGTCGATCACGGTCAACGGCAACGACGTGTTGGCCTTCGAGGACAGCGTCGACTACAAGATCGGGACCATCGGCTCGCTCAGCGGCGCGTCGGCCGCCGGCCTGACGAACGTCTTCCTCTCCGGGCCGGGGATGGTCGCCATCACGACCCACGGCGACCCGCTGGTGCTCGAACCGCCGGTGAAGACGGACCCCGACGCGACCGTCGCGTGGTCCAGCGACCTCTCGCCGAGCATCAACACCGACCGCAGTCTCGCGAACGCCATCGGCCAGTCCTCCGGCGAGACGTATCAGATGGCCTTCGAGGGATCGAGCGGCTTCGTCGTCGTTCAGCCCTTCGAGGAGACCGCACAGCGAGCCTGAAACCCGACGCGAGTCGTGAGATCGTCGAACGAGCAACGGGTCGCTAGCACTCTCCGACTGGACGACAGGCCTTACTACGGTGGCACGCTATCTCGACGCATGGACCCGAGCGCGGTCTTCGAACGCGCCGACGTGACGCGGCGGCCCGGGGACCTACTTCCGGGCGAGTCGGACGGGGACGAGAAGTGGCTCGCGACCGACCCCGAGACCGACTGTCGCGGCGTCGGGCCGTTCGAGGAGGCGGCGCGGACCAACGTCGTATACGCTGTCGAGGCCTACCACGAGGAATACGAGACGCGCGGAGAGACCGGCCCGTTCTTGAGCGCCGGGCGAGACCAGACGTTCGAGATGCGCTGGCTGGACGAGGCCGAGACGACCATCGCCGACCGGCTCCAGGCTTTTTTACCGTTTTAGGCCGACCTCCGCTCGGTGGCCCACCGTGACCGTTTCCTGAGAGCCGCCACGTCCTCGGTGTAGACTTATATGCGAAGGCGCACGATTCGGAGATATGACACTCTACGCGCTCGAAGACATCGACGACGCGCTCGACGCGACGCGGGCGTTTCTCTTTCCCATTGACCGAACCCGGTGGATAAAACTCGCCGTCGTCGTCTTCTTCGTCGGCGGTCCGGTCGCGAACTTCAACTTCTCGCAGTACAACGTCCCGGCGGAGCAGGGACCGGGAGGCATGCCCCCGATTCCGGAGATCGGAACGAACGTCGTCCTCCTCGTCGCCGCCGTCGTACTGGTTGCGCTGCTGGTCGGACTCGCGCTCTTGCTGGTCGGTTCGGTCATGGAGTTCGTGCTCGTCGAGTCGTTGCGCCACGAGACGGTCGCGATCCGCGCGTACTGGGACCGGCGGTGGCGACAGGGCGTCCGCCTATTCGGCTTTCGACTCCTCGTGAACGGACTCGTCCTCGGCAGTTTCGCCGTCCTCTTCGCGCTGTTCGTGCTCCCCGCTCTCTTCGACATCGGGCCGGGTGCGGCCCCCGTCGGCGGGCTCTCGCTCGCGGGATTCCTGTTGCTCCTGCCGGTCATCGTCGTGTTGGCGCTGGTCGTCGGCATCGTCGATACCGTCACGACGTCGTTCGTCGTCCCCGTCATGGTACTCGAAGACCGGACCGTTCTGGGCGGGTGGCGGCGGCTCTGGCCGACGATGACCGGCCAGCCCTGGCAGTACCTCGCCTACCTCGTCGCCAACTTCGTCCTCGCGGTCGTCACCGGAATTCTCGTCGCCATCGCTACCGGGCTAGCGGCGCTGCTGCTCCTGATTCCGTTCGGTTTCCTCGGCCTCATCGGACTCTTGCTGTTCTTCCTCTTCGCACCATTAGGCGTCGGTGTCCTCGCGGTGGTCGGCGTCCTGTTCGTCCTCGCGCTCCTCGCCGTCGCCGCCCTCGTCCAGGTCCCGGTCGTCACCTATCTGCGCTACTATGCATTGCTGGTCTTGGGCGACATCGCCACCGAATTCGACCTGATTCCGGAGCGTCGCGCCGCCGTGCGAACGGAGGAACTGTAGCGGCCGAACCCCCTCTCTCGCTGTTGTCCATCCGCCGAGACGCGGCCACTTCGGGGCGCATTTACCCCTCGATTCCGTCGGTCGAGGTATGGACCCCGACGACGTTCGCGAAGACTGGGCCGAGCGCTCCGGGAAGTACTCGCCCACGTACTACGCCGAGATCGGCCCGAACGAGGTGAGCGAGACGCTCGCCGACGTGCTCGGTCACTACGTCGCAGACGACGCGTCGATCCTCGAGATCGGCTGTGGCTCCGGCCGGCATCTCGCGCACCTGCTTCGGAACGGCTACGAGAACCTCACCGGGATCGACATCAACGCGGACTCCTTCGACGTGATGGCCGAGAACTACCCGCGCCTCGCCGAGACGGGGACCTTCCACACCGGCGCGGTCGAGGACTTCGTCGGGGACGTCTCTGACGACGCGTTCGACGTGGTCTACACCGTCGAGACGCTTCAGCACATCCACCCCGACGACGCGTGGGTCTTCGACGAGATTTCCCGCATCACGGCCGACTTCCTCGTGACGGCCGAGAACGAGGGTAACAGCCCACAGCGCGGTCGGAACGAGGCGGACATCAGCTACGTCAACGACGACTTCCCGCTCTTTCACCGCAACTGGAAGGGGATCTTCTCGGAGCGCGGCTTCGCCCAACTGATCCGCGAACCCACGTCTCGGGACACGATCCGCGTGTTCCGGAAGCTCTGAGGCCGATCAGTCGTCCGGGTCGACGACGGCGAGTTCCACCCACCACGGAACTTCCCGCCAGTCGTCGCTGTCTTCGGACGGCCCGACTCGAAGCGTCACGTCGAAGCGGTACGTCCCGGGCTCGAGGTAGCCCGAGGTCGCGTAGTCGTCCCAGACTGCGTATCGAGTGACGACGGCCTCCCCCGCGGAAAGCGCGGCCATCCCACAGCCGTAGGCGTCGTACGTCCGGCTGTTCGTCTCCTCCCGGTCACGCGTCCAGCGACCGTCGTCGCCGGGTCCGGGCGCGTTCTGCGCTCGATAGAGCCAGAGTCCCGCCGGAGTACTGCCGCCTCGACTCCGGTTGAACAGGTGACACCCCTCGCCCTCGAAGGCATCGACCGCTCGATCCGCTCCCGTGTTTCGAACGCTCACGAGGAGCGTCGCCGTCGCATCGTCGGTGACCTCGCTCCGCTCCGTTACCGCGGTGAATCTGAGGTCGACGCCGGCCGGGACTTCGGCCGTATTCGTGACGTAGACGTATCGACTCGCCGATGGTTCGGGCGACGACGTGGCCGGTTCCGCGGGGGATTCCGCCCGCGAGAGCTCGATATCCGAGAGCGTCGCATCGAGGACGTACATCTCGTCTTCTCGACGCAAGTACGCGGCGCGTTCGACCCACTTCGGCATCGGAGCTTCGCCGTCGTACGCCCGTCGCTGTCGCTGGAGCGCGTCCTCGACGACCGCCAGCGCCTCGGGAAGCGCCCGTTCGGGACCGTCGGTGACGGTACGGTTCGGACAGGCGTCGAGCGTCTCGCCGTCGAGCGCGGCGGCGAAGGCGTCTCGAACGCCATCTGATTGCGCACCGTACTCGATCGGAACGACGTGGGTCCGCTGTTCCGCCGTCGGTGACACCCGCTCGGCCGAGAGAGTGGACTCAGATACCTGACACGTGCTCCTCTGCGTGTCACTCGATCCGTCGTCGAGAGTGTTGGTCGATTCACGGTCGGGGGTACCGTTCGGATCGGTCACGGCGGAGAGACAGCCCGCGGTTCCGGCGGCGGCGAGCGAGGCGAGGAGCCGGCGGCGATCCATAGTTTCGACGTTCGCCGACGCGAAAAAGTGCTTTGTGGTGGTCGAGTGCAATGCGACTGTCTCCGAGCGGACGAATTCCGTCGCCGAGTGAGTCACCTATCACCGCGGAGCACGAGCACCAGTCCGAAGAGGACGCCGACGACGATGAGCACCGCTCCGCTGATGCCGTAGAGTTCCCCCGGCGTGTAGGTGAACCGATCGCCGTACCGCATGATCGCCGCGGAGAGCAGGAGGGTCACTCCGGAACCGGTCAGGACGGTCGCCAGATCGAATCCGGCGGGGTTGCCGAGATCGGGCATACGAGGGAAACGTACGTCCCCGAAGATAGGGATAGTGCTTGCAAAGAAACCGCTCGACCGCGTGGCGGAAGCGAGTCGAGAGTCAATTTCAGCCGACCGCGTGCATAGCGACCCTCTCGGGGCAGTAGACTCAAATAGGCTGCCACCGATAGACGACAAAACACGGTGTCTGAGTGAATGGAAATTCCCCCACAACTTCGGTGTCTGTTCTCCGCTGAAATCGAGCGTTCGGGCGATTCGCTGGTCGTCGAGGTCCCCGACGACGAGATCGACGTCGGCGACGTCGAAGCCGGCGAGACCTATCGCGTCGCCTTACTACCCGCGCTGACGGACGACTCATCCCGGCAGACGGACCGACCAGCGGACGTATCGCCACCGAACGAACCACCCGTCGAAGAGGGCGAGACCCGACGCGTCGAGATCGAGAATCTCGGCGACCAGGGCGACGGCGTGACGCGGGTTGAGCGCGGTTTCGTCGTCATCGTCCCCGACACCGAGGTCGGCGAACGCGTCGCCGTCGAGATCCAGACCGTCACGGAGAACGTCGCCTTCGCCGAGGTCACGGAGCGCCTCAGTTACTACGACTGAGGTCGCTACACGAGGCACGCGGAGTTCGGTTGAACCGTCGCGACCGCCGACAGCTCCCTGAAACTGCTCGATTTCGTCTACATGCTAGTATAGCTATTCGAAATATCTATTTGGTATACCTACTTCGACGAGTCAAATTGATTCAACTCCGGCGGCTCGCCCGATACCGCGTCGCATCAGTAGCTGGTGCCAGGACCCACCATCGAAAATATGTCTCCCAAAAGTGACTATAGATGTCCAGATTAATGTTCAATTTACAGAGAATAATCTGCAAGTGAGGATATTAATAGCTATAATTGGCTAATCGAATATGGAAATCCGTCAGATACTGTGAGAAGTTCTATATCCGGGTCGAAATACCAGTCGATATCTCCAAACAGCTCGGATTCCCTTAGTCCCGTTCCGCCGTGACGGGGTTAGTCAGCGTTCCGATGCCCTCGATCTCGACGTCGACGGTGTCGCCGGGTTCGAGCAGTTCGGGCGGGTCGCGGAAGATACCGACGCCGCCGGGGGTACCCGTGGAGATGACGTCGCCGGGGCGCAGCGTCGTGAACCCGCTGATGTACTCGACGACCTCCTCGACGCCGAAGATGAACTCCTCGGTGTTCGAGGACTGCTTGGTGTCGCCGTTGACGCGACAGGCGACGTCCAGACTAGAGGGGTCGAGTCGGTCGTCGGGGACGAGCGTCGGTCCCATCGGCGCGAACGTGTCGTAGCTCTTCCCGCGGAAGAACTGGCCGTCGTCGAACTGCGCGTCGCGGCCGCTCACGTCGTTTATCGCCGTGTAGCCCGCGACGTACTCCCGCGCCTCGTCGGCGGAGACGTTCTTCGCCGTCCGACCGATGACGACGCCCAACTCGACCTCGTAGTCGACGTCGTCGAGGTCGTCGGGATGAACGATGGGGTCGCCGGGGTTGGTGACGGCCGCGCCGGCCTTCCCGAACAGGAGCGGTCGCTCGGGGACCTCCTCGTCCTGTTCTTCGGCGTGGTCGTGGTAGTTCAGCCCGACGCAGACGATCTTTCCCGGTCGCGGTACCGGCGCGAGGAGTCGCGCGTCCGCGACGGGGACGGCGTGGTCCTCGGCGGCGTCGACGGCGTCTTCGACGACCCGCAGGAAGCCCGGGTCGGTCAGTTGCTGATAGGTGATATCTTCTCGGAGTCCGGTCAACGGGACGATTTCGTCGTCGCGGCGGACGCCCCACGCCGGAGTGTCGCCTGTGGTGTATCGAACGAACTGCATCAACGGGTACTGCCAGCGCGGAGAACCTAACTGTTGTGTTCGAGACCGACCCTACGAGTAGGTCAGGTTCACCTCGATGACGTTCGCGCTGCGGAGGATCTGGTCCGGAACCTCGTCGGTGAATCGCTCTTCCTGCATCCGGCTCTTCGGACCGGAGACGCTCACCGCGGCGATCGCGTAACCGTCGTCGTCGACGATGGGGGCCGCGATACAGCGCATCCCCTTGACGCGCTCCTCGTCGTCGTAAGCGTACCCTCGCTCCCGGACCTGATCGAGCGTATCGAAGAGTTCCGCGCTGTCGGTTATCGTCTGCTCGGTCACCTCCGGGAGCCCGTGGCGGTCGAGAATCGCCTCGACCTCCGCTCGCGGCCGAAACGCCATGATGGTCTTTCCCAGCGCCGTCGTCTGCAGCGGAACGCGCATCCCGGCGTGGGTGTCCAGCTGAACCGCGTTCTGTCCGCGCGCTTTGTACAGGAAGACGCCGAGCCCGTGTTCCTCGATCATGAAGTTGGCGTGTTCGCCGGTCTTCTCGGCCAGTTCGTCTATCTCCGGGCGGGCTATCTCGAAGACTTTCTGTCGTGACCGGGCCTGATTGCCCAACTGGAGGAAGCGAGTGCTGACGTAGTACTCGTTGCCCTCCTTGACGAGGTACTCCTCCTGTTCCAGCGTCCGGAGATGGTCGTGGATAGTGCTCGTCGGCTTATCGAGGCGCTGAGCCACCTCGGAGACGCCGGCACCTTCGAGTTCGCGGAGCGTCTCGACGACTTCGAGCGAGATTTTCGCGGCCTTGACGGGCACGGGTTCGGTCATGTCCCTACCAAAGATAGGTCTCGAAAAAAGCTTTTCCGTCATCGCCGGAACGAATGTCCCACTTCGCCGAAGCGGGGGCCAAACTACCGAACCTGATCGTTACTGTCTGTGATCTTCGCTGGCGATGGTCGCCGGCTACTCCGGATTACCGGAACTCCGGCATGACCTCGTCGGCGAACAGTTCCATCCCGTCGGTGTCGGGGAAGTCGATGAACCAACACTGGAACTTCGTCACGCCGGCCTCGATCCGCCGCTCGATCGCCTCTGCGCACTCTTCCGGGGTGCCTATGACGAAGTACTCGCGGGCGTCCTCGGCGGTCCGAATCGGTGCCTGGTCCTGGTACTCCTCCTCGAACTGGATCGGCGTCATCAGATCCACCATCCGGTCGAACTTCTCCTCGTCGCGGGTGCAGATGACGTGGCCGTCCCAGGAGTACTCGACGTCGTCGGGGTCGCGACCGACGGTGCCACAGTGGTCCTCGATGACGCCGATCTTGTGGTTCAGCGTCTCGACGTCGCCGTTGAACACGTCGGTGTTCCAGACGTCGGCGTGTTTAGCGACCAGTTTGAGCGTCACCTCCTCGCCCTGTCCGCCCACCAGAATCGGCGGGTGCGGGTCCTGCACGGGCGTCGGGGCGCACGGGGCGTCCTCTATCTGGTAGTGATCGCCGTCGAAGCTCGCGCCGTCGCCGCCGGCGTCCCACATCCGCTTCATCAGGCGGATCGACTCGTCTAAGCGCATCAGGCGCTCGAAGCCGTCGCGGTACTCCCAGTCGTAGGCCTCGTACTCGGGCTCGTGCCACCCAGCGCCGAGACCGAGTTCCAGTCGACCGTCCGAAATGACGTCGAGCGTCGCCGCCATCTTCGCCACCAGCGCGGGGTTGCGGTAGTCGTTACAGAGGACGAGCGAACCGAGGTTGATGTCCTCTGTGAAGCCGGCCATCGCCGACAGGAGCGTCCAGCACTCGTACTCGGCACGGTCCCGGCCCAGCATCAGGTGGTCCGGTGCCCACGCCGCGTCGAAGCCCAGTTCTTCGGCTTTCTCGATGCCCATTCGTGTGGTCTCCCAGTCGAGGGCCTCGTACGCCGGCGTATCGCGGTGGACGGGTTCGTCGTCGCCGGCGTCCGGCGCACCAGCGAAGACGGGGACGTTGTACTCGAAGCTAATCTCGGGCATGGTCACTCCAGTGCGAAGTGGTCGAGCGCTTCGCGGTTGAGTTCGGCGCTTAAACCGACGCCGTCGGGGAGCGGGATGACGCCGTCGTTCGCGTCGGGCGGGTGCTGGTAGATGGCGTCGGCGTACGTCGAGTCCTTCTCGCCCTGTCGCTTCTGGTACCATTCGGGGATCGGGAAGTACTCCGCCATCGGCGCGTTGGTCGAGGCCGCGATGAAGTGCAGGTGCGGGTTCGTCCCCGTGTGCGGGATGATCGGCACGTCGTGGGCGCTGGCCATCGCGTCGACGCGCTGGAGTTCGGTCAGGCCGCCCATCCGGTGGACGTCGGGCTGGAGGATGTCGACCGCTTCCTTTTCGAGCATCTCCTTGTACCCCCACCGGGTGAACTCGTGCTCGCCGCCAGAGATGGGTACGTCCGTCGAGGCTCTGAGCTCCGCGTAGCCGTCGAGGTCGTCGGGGATGACCGGCTCCTCGACCCACTCCATGTCGTACTTCTCCAGCCGCTGGAGCATCTTCTTCGCGTACCGAACTGACCAGCCCATGTAGGCGTCGCCGGCGAGTTTGATGTCGTGGCCGACGGCCTCTCTGACCGTCCGGACGATCTCCTCGTTCTTCTCCATGCCCTTCCGCCCGGCCTCGGGGCCGTACTGGAAGCGCAGTTTCATCGCGTCGAAGCCAGCCTCGACGTAGTCCATCGCCTCGCGTTCGAGTGTGTCGAGGTCGACCGGATGGAGATTGCTCGCGTAGCAGTCGATCTCGTCCTCGACGGGGCCGCCGAGCAGTTCGTACACCGGCTTCTCGGCCTCTTTCCCGGCGATGTCCCAGAGCGCGAGGTCGACGGCGCTGATGGCCTCGATGGCCGCGCCCTTCCGACCGAACGGGATCGTCGCGCGGTACATGATATCCCAGAGCCGCTCGCGCTCAGTCGGGTCCTCGCCGACGACGAGCTTCGAGAGCGTCTCGTCGACGATGGTCTCGATCGCGCCGGTCGCCCAGTTGCCGTGGCCGACGCCCGTGATGCCGGCGTCGGTCTCGACCTCGACGACGACGTCGCCGACCGGTCCCATCCAGTTCCGGCGGGCCTGCGGGTTGTCGCCCTCGGCGTTATTGTACTCCTCGTACTTGCTCATCACCG
Coding sequences:
- a CDS encoding TRAM domain-containing protein, with product MEIPPQLRCLFSAEIERSGDSLVVEVPDDEIDVGDVEAGETYRVALLPALTDDSSRQTDRPADVSPPNEPPVEEGETRRVEIENLGDQGDGVTRVERGFVVIVPDTEVGERVAVEIQTVTENVAFAEVTERLSYYD
- the rhcF gene encoding 2,4-diketo-3-deoxy-L-rhamnonate hydrolase (part of the rhamnose catabolism pathway), with translation MQFVRYTTGDTPAWGVRRDDEIVPLTGLREDITYQQLTDPGFLRVVEDAVDAAEDHAVPVADARLLAPVPRPGKIVCVGLNYHDHAEEQDEEVPERPLLFGKAGAAVTNPGDPIVHPDDLDDVDYEVELGVVIGRTAKNVSADEAREYVAGYTAINDVSGRDAQFDDGQFFRGKSYDTFAPMGPTLVPDDRLDPSSLDVACRVNGDTKQSSNTEEFIFGVEEVVEYISGFTTLRPGDVISTGTPGGVGIFRDPPELLEPGDTVDVEIEGIGTLTNPVTAERD
- a CDS encoding IclR family transcriptional regulator, whose product is MTEPVPVKAAKISLEVVETLRELEGAGVSEVAQRLDKPTSTIHDHLRTLEQEEYLVKEGNEYYVSTRFLQLGNQARSRQKVFEIARPEIDELAEKTGEHANFMIEEHGLGVFLYKARGQNAVQLDTHAGMRVPLQTTALGKTIMAFRPRAEVEAILDRHGLPEVTEQTITDSAELFDTLDQVRERGYAYDDEERVKGMRCIAAPIVDDDGYAIAAVSVSGPKSRMQEERFTDEVPDQILRSANVIEVNLTYS
- a CDS encoding LLM class flavin-dependent oxidoreductase, translated to MPEISFEYNVPVFAGAPDAGDDEPVHRDTPAYEALDWETTRMGIEKAEELGFDAAWAPDHLMLGRDRAEYECWTLLSAMAGFTEDINLGSLVLCNDYRNPALVAKMAATLDVISDGRLELGLGAGWHEPEYEAYDWEYRDGFERLMRLDESIRLMKRMWDAGGDGASFDGDHYQIEDAPCAPTPVQDPHPPILVGGQGEEVTLKLVAKHADVWNTDVFNGDVETLNHKIGVIEDHCGTVGRDPDDVEYSWDGHVICTRDEEKFDRMVDLMTPIQFEEEYQDQAPIRTAEDAREYFVIGTPEECAEAIERRIEAGVTKFQCWFIDFPDTDGMELFADEVMPEFR
- a CDS encoding enolase C-terminal domain-like protein; its protein translation is MEITDISATKVSTESWGEFVEFPLVTVMSKYEEYNNAEGDNPQARRNWMGPVGDVVVEVETDAGITGVGHGNWATGAIETIVDETLSKLVVGEDPTERERLWDIMYRATIPFGRKGAAIEAISAVDLALWDIAGKEAEKPVYELLGGPVEDEIDCYASNLHPVDLDTLEREAMDYVEAGFDAMKLRFQYGPEAGRKGMEKNEEIVRTVREAVGHDIKLAGDAYMGWSVRYAKKMLQRLEKYDMEWVEEPVIPDDLDGYAELRASTDVPISGGEHEFTRWGYKEMLEKEAVDILQPDVHRMGGLTELQRVDAMASAHDVPIIPHTGTNPHLHFIAASTNAPMAEYFPIPEWYQKRQGEKDSTYADAIYQHPPDANDGVIPLPDGVGLSAELNREALDHFALE